One window of Nocardia nova SH22a genomic DNA carries:
- a CDS encoding NB-ARC domain-containing protein, which produces MNREVLLQKVTEQVLSVDGGNHTIHVGGPAGCGKTAFGIEVVHRLRGYFADGDLFFSFAEQPDSVAEVLREALLELGIPNGDIPDHPNARQSLYRKLTEGRSLVVFLDGVVSAKQIRALQPGPGASLVLVTEARPIDGAAENVFVVDLLDAAAALQMLTGVVGAERIAAEPDSAAELVALCEGLPMALSVVGATVRRAARRTPNPLAETVVRLRDERRRGAILSSDVVFGATYRMLSEPARACYRGLSLRTHGGLVSAAALSAALDIPEFAVEEALIELSEYYLLPHSDDGVYAVRELVRWHSRDVDDRPDDARRIEEERLRGFYGEKMLSADLQLAPARPWRDLLFPDIGGCRDPFGSADEARAWLRRERIGIRAAIEHAYDEGQWEFVWRSCVLLWAFYEKEKYLDDLKAVHRIGIIAARESGNPGAESVLHLQLGFAHYWLCEFDAAVTEFTAAVECADQVQLEASAVEGQGLALLARLSIPEAVAAFRYNEKLARRIDDPRRIALAIFHRAKAEPAETALPLLDTAAAAFAAQKQDETENLAKVAHWRGRKLIDVGSYDDAAGELNAAHEVMSARRRTFDVAEILTAMAELANRRGDRPQARARYEQALAVYTELSFAEPARRVRTALRQLDQSS; this is translated from the coding sequence GTGAATCGGGAGGTGCTGCTGCAGAAGGTTACCGAACAGGTGTTGTCGGTCGACGGGGGCAATCACACGATCCACGTCGGCGGGCCCGCCGGATGCGGTAAGACCGCGTTCGGCATCGAGGTCGTCCACCGGTTGCGCGGCTACTTCGCGGACGGGGATCTGTTCTTCAGCTTCGCCGAACAACCGGACAGCGTGGCGGAGGTCCTGCGGGAAGCGTTGCTGGAGTTGGGGATACCGAACGGCGACATTCCCGATCACCCGAACGCACGTCAGTCGCTCTACCGGAAGCTCACCGAGGGACGCTCGCTGGTCGTGTTCCTGGACGGGGTGGTGTCGGCCAAACAGATCCGGGCGCTGCAACCGGGACCGGGGGCATCGCTGGTCCTGGTGACGGAGGCGCGTCCGATCGACGGCGCGGCCGAGAACGTGTTCGTCGTCGATCTTCTCGACGCTGCCGCAGCACTGCAGATGCTGACCGGCGTCGTCGGCGCGGAACGAATCGCGGCCGAACCGGACAGCGCGGCGGAACTCGTCGCGCTGTGTGAGGGACTGCCGATGGCCCTGAGCGTGGTGGGCGCGACGGTGCGCCGGGCGGCGCGTCGCACCCCGAACCCGCTGGCGGAGACCGTGGTTCGGCTCCGGGACGAGCGTCGGCGTGGCGCGATCCTGTCCAGCGATGTGGTGTTCGGCGCGACCTACCGGATGCTGTCGGAACCGGCCCGCGCCTGCTACCGGGGGCTGAGCCTGCGCACCCACGGCGGTCTGGTGAGCGCGGCGGCACTGTCGGCGGCGCTGGACATCCCGGAATTCGCGGTGGAGGAGGCGCTGATCGAATTATCCGAGTACTATCTCCTTCCGCACAGCGACGACGGTGTGTACGCCGTGCGAGAGCTGGTCCGCTGGCATTCTCGCGATGTGGACGACCGGCCCGACGACGCCCGGAGAATCGAGGAGGAGCGATTGCGCGGGTTCTACGGGGAGAAAATGCTGTCGGCGGACCTGCAGCTGGCGCCCGCGCGGCCCTGGCGCGATCTGTTGTTTCCCGATATCGGCGGCTGCCGCGATCCGTTCGGCAGCGCCGACGAGGCGCGAGCGTGGCTGCGCCGGGAACGGATCGGCATTCGCGCGGCGATCGAGCATGCCTACGACGAGGGCCAGTGGGAATTCGTGTGGCGCTCCTGCGTCCTGCTGTGGGCATTCTACGAAAAGGAGAAGTATCTCGATGATCTGAAGGCGGTGCACCGGATCGGAATCATCGCCGCGCGGGAAAGCGGGAACCCGGGCGCCGAGAGCGTGCTGCACTTGCAGCTGGGCTTCGCGCACTACTGGCTGTGCGAATTCGACGCCGCCGTCACCGAATTCACGGCCGCGGTCGAATGCGCCGACCAGGTGCAACTGGAAGCCAGCGCGGTCGAGGGGCAGGGACTGGCCCTGCTGGCCCGGCTCTCGATACCCGAAGCCGTGGCCGCATTCCGGTACAACGAGAAGCTGGCCCGCCGGATCGATGATCCACGCCGCATCGCACTGGCGATCTTCCACCGCGCCAAGGCCGAACCCGCCGAGACGGCACTGCCATTGCTGGACACGGCCGCTGCGGCGTTCGCCGCGCAGAAACAAGACGAGACCGAGAACCTGGCCAAGGTCGCCCATTGGCGTGGGCGAAAACTGATCGATGTGGGCAGCTACGACGATGCGGCCGGCGAACTGAATGCCGCGCACGAGGTGATGTCGGCGCGGCGCCGAACCTTCGATGTGGCGGAAATCCTCACGGCCATGGCCGAACTCGCGAACCGGCGCGGCGACCGTCCGCAGGCGCGCGCCCGGTACGAGCAAGCCCTAGCCGTCTACACCGAGCTGAGCTTCGCCGAACCCGCTCGGCGAGTGCGAACCGCGCTGCGACAGCTCGATCAGTCCTCGTAA
- a CDS encoding amidohydrolase family protein — protein sequence MIIDAHSHVHDPVEPHLAALDDAGVDRAVLFATRPHPERAVDLVSLRREMSVLDNALAGGENTIDRYRTAWAELHRTLAAHPSRFIGFGSVPVDLPAEDIAALIDREVVGRGLRGIGELTPPAGEAARIEPVLAAAHDHGGLPVVVHGFAPTTAEDLRTLSRLAGRYPAVPLVVSQLGGMNWMEAIELVRDTPSMYLELSTANIIFAVRLAIREIPERTLFGSDAPYGDPVLARTAVERVTSPGEVRDLVLGGNLGKLLGIL from the coding sequence TTGATCATCGATGCCCACAGTCATGTCCACGACCCGGTCGAACCCCACCTCGCCGCCTTGGACGACGCGGGAGTGGATCGCGCTGTGCTCTTCGCGACCAGACCGCATCCGGAACGGGCCGTGGATCTCGTATCACTGCGCCGCGAGATGAGCGTCCTCGACAACGCCCTGGCAGGCGGTGAGAACACCATCGACAGGTACCGCACCGCCTGGGCGGAGCTTCATCGGACCCTGGCCGCGCACCCGAGTCGGTTCATCGGCTTCGGCTCCGTGCCGGTGGACCTGCCCGCAGAGGACATCGCGGCCCTGATCGACCGCGAGGTAGTGGGGCGCGGGCTGCGCGGCATCGGCGAGCTCACACCTCCCGCAGGTGAGGCCGCCCGGATCGAACCCGTGCTCGCCGCCGCCCACGACCACGGCGGGCTGCCTGTCGTGGTCCACGGCTTCGCCCCCACCACTGCGGAAGATCTGCGCACGTTGTCCCGCCTCGCTGGGCGATACCCGGCAGTTCCGCTGGTGGTCAGCCAGCTCGGTGGGATGAACTGGATGGAGGCGATCGAACTGGTGCGAGACACACCGAGCATGTATCTGGAACTGTCCACCGCCAACATCATTTTCGCGGTGCGGCTGGCGATCCGTGAAATTCCCGAGCGTACGTTGTTCGGCTCGGACGCTCCCTACGGTGATCCTGTGCTCGCACGCACCGCGGTGGAACGGGTCACATCTCCCGGCGAGGTGCGTGACCTGGTG
- a CDS encoding ribose-phosphate diphosphokinase yields MSSIRILRGSANPPLADAVAERVGAGGGGCEVQRWADGERQVVVDDVTGHDVYIVQPTSPPVAEHTIELLLMLDACLRAGAHRITAVVPYFGYARQDHSTVAGEALGARVAAEAIAHAGADRLIVVDPHSPTLEAICPIPVEVLTAVPLLADELAPALIGRGVVIAPDLAAGERAEHFASILRASVAVVRKHRLSDTSVRALDLLGEITGRPVALVDDMIRTGATIEAAARLVRHQATDTLAAATHGPLAEGAAARLHELGLRRIVVTDSVFHAEETGQIDVRSIAPLLAETIIRMHADYRAE; encoded by the coding sequence ATGAGTTCGATCCGGATCCTGCGCGGCAGTGCCAACCCGCCGCTGGCCGATGCCGTCGCCGAACGCGTCGGCGCGGGCGGGGGCGGCTGCGAGGTGCAGCGCTGGGCAGACGGCGAACGGCAGGTCGTCGTCGACGACGTCACCGGACACGATGTGTACATCGTGCAGCCGACCTCGCCGCCGGTCGCCGAGCACACCATCGAGCTGCTACTCATGCTCGACGCCTGCCTCCGCGCCGGCGCGCACCGGATCACCGCGGTCGTCCCGTATTTCGGCTACGCCCGCCAGGACCACAGCACCGTGGCCGGTGAAGCGCTCGGCGCGCGGGTGGCCGCCGAGGCGATCGCCCACGCGGGCGCCGACCGGCTGATCGTGGTCGACCCGCACAGCCCGACACTCGAGGCGATATGCCCCATACCGGTCGAGGTGCTCACGGCGGTGCCGCTGCTGGCCGACGAACTCGCTCCCGCCTTGATCGGCCGGGGCGTCGTCATCGCCCCCGACCTCGCCGCCGGTGAGCGCGCCGAGCACTTCGCCTCGATACTGCGCGCCTCTGTGGCGGTCGTGCGCAAACACCGCCTGAGCGATACGAGCGTGCGTGCGCTGGACCTGCTCGGTGAGATAACCGGCCGCCCGGTCGCCTTGGTCGACGACATGATCCGTACCGGCGCGACGATCGAGGCCGCGGCGCGGCTGGTGCGCCACCAGGCCACCGACACCCTCGCCGCGGCGACCCACGGACCGCTGGCAGAGGGCGCGGCGGCACGACTGCACGAACTCGGGCTGCGCCGGATCGTGGTGACCGACAGCGTGTTTCACGCGGAGGAGACCGGGCAGATCGACGTGCGCTCGATCGCACCGCTGCTCGCCGAGACCATCATCCGCATGCACGCCGATTACCGTGCCGAATGA
- a CDS encoding pentapeptide repeat-containing protein, with translation MPQRPRYLFTVLIAAICLVGIVVVLYRIPVWQAEPLLDRLDAKDRLAAEATLRGPLVPLLVALAGFGTLSYTARKFLLERANHHIDRLHTAVGDLESDNSVTREGGAAELQSIMQDAPAYRARVRSILAHFLRNRTTSLADASDMPAGDIAAILDVLRIRPRRRDRRHPERPLNLTGIRIPRGDFSDMPLANASLAHADLNHANLRGTSLSGACLRQANLIGADLTDADLRGADLTGARLTNAVLGNADLTGADLDGVIGLTAERLAAATTDGTTRLPDRIPKAAQAPAG, from the coding sequence ATGCCCCAACGCCCTCGCTACCTGTTCACGGTGCTGATCGCCGCGATCTGCCTGGTAGGCATCGTCGTTGTCCTTTATCGGATCCCGGTCTGGCAGGCCGAACCGCTACTGGACCGGCTCGACGCCAAGGACCGGCTCGCGGCCGAAGCCACCTTGCGCGGCCCGCTCGTGCCCTTGCTCGTCGCCCTGGCCGGTTTCGGCACCTTGAGTTACACGGCTCGAAAGTTCCTGCTCGAGAGGGCGAATCATCACATCGACCGATTGCATACCGCCGTCGGCGATCTCGAGTCGGACAACTCGGTCACGAGGGAGGGCGGAGCGGCGGAGTTGCAGAGCATCATGCAGGACGCACCCGCCTACCGTGCGCGGGTGCGCTCGATCCTGGCCCACTTCCTGCGTAATCGCACCACAAGCCTTGCCGACGCGAGCGACATGCCCGCGGGCGATATCGCCGCGATTCTCGATGTGCTGCGCATCCGCCCACGCCGCCGGGACAGGCGCCATCCCGAACGGCCTTTGAACCTCACCGGAATTCGCATTCCGCGCGGCGACTTCTCCGATATGCCACTGGCGAACGCCAGTCTGGCGCATGCCGATCTCAACCACGCGAATCTGCGCGGTACCAGTCTCTCCGGCGCCTGCCTCCGGCAAGCGAACCTCATCGGAGCGGACCTCACCGACGCCGATCTCCGCGGTGCCGACCTCACCGGGGCGCGGCTGACGAACGCGGTCCTCGGCAATGCCGACCTGACCGGAGCCGACCTGGACGGCGTGATCGGCCTGACCGCCGAACGCCTCGCCGCCGCCACGACCGACGGCACCACCCGGCTACCCGACCGGATCCCGAAGGCGGCACAAGCGCCCGCCGGGTAG
- a CDS encoding phosphopantetheine-binding protein has product MSTTVSRQPADTAVRAALRGFATDTEIAALDQDTPLRTALELDSLDFLTFVERLSDLRTEPIAESDYHRLSTIRTCVDFLTDGPGAEPR; this is encoded by the coding sequence ATGTCCACCACTGTTTCCCGGCAACCGGCCGACACCGCGGTGCGGGCCGCCCTGCGCGGATTCGCCACCGATACCGAAATCGCGGCACTGGATCAGGACACGCCCCTGCGCACCGCGCTCGAACTCGATTCGCTGGACTTCCTCACCTTCGTCGAACGACTGTCCGATCTACGGACCGAACCGATCGCCGAAAGCGACTACCACCGGCTGAGCACGATCCGCACCTGCGTCGACTTCCTCACCGACGGCCCGGGAGCGGAACCGCGATGA
- a CDS encoding MerR family transcriptional regulator, which produces MLIGELAERTGTNERLLRYYERAGLLRPERRSNGYRVYDETATTTVLRIRALLAAGLPTRIIRQILPCTNAEATVMPCPGVLDALRAQLRALDQRSAEINAARNVLLQTITSAENATEFAAS; this is translated from the coding sequence GTGCTCATCGGAGAACTGGCCGAGCGGACCGGGACCAATGAACGTCTTCTGCGCTATTACGAACGGGCGGGGCTGCTTCGGCCCGAGCGCCGGTCCAACGGATATCGGGTCTATGACGAGACCGCCACCACGACTGTCCTGCGGATACGGGCTCTGCTCGCGGCCGGACTGCCGACCCGCATCATCCGGCAGATTCTTCCCTGCACCAACGCTGAGGCCACGGTAATGCCGTGCCCAGGCGTCCTGGACGCGCTCCGCGCCCAGTTACGTGCCCTCGATCAGCGATCGGCCGAGATCAACGCGGCCAGGAATGTCCTCCTGCAGACCATCACCAGCGCAGAAAACGCCACCGAGTTTGCCGCGTCGTGA
- a CDS encoding CBS domain-containing protein has translation MYARDILSRPVVTVRMETPLPQAVSLLTEGGFAALPVVDEAGHVVGVLSESDALSATRSDSTVEALMTTPAEVVEPGTDVPTVAARMLARKLRSMPVVEAGVLVGIVARRDLLRTLMRDDAVVEAKIRALLDDYAGSRRQWTIRVEDGRAVIAGGFVDAAEQDTVIALALTVDEITHAETAPAPGPVADRPDPPLSEWLRHKADETIG, from the coding sequence ATGTACGCTCGCGACATTCTCAGCCGCCCGGTGGTCACCGTGCGCATGGAAACACCGCTGCCGCAGGCCGTTTCACTGCTCACCGAGGGAGGGTTCGCCGCACTGCCGGTGGTCGACGAGGCCGGGCACGTGGTGGGCGTGCTGTCGGAATCCGACGCGCTGTCGGCGACCCGTTCCGACTCCACCGTCGAGGCGTTGATGACCACGCCGGCGGAGGTGGTCGAGCCCGGAACCGACGTCCCCACCGTCGCCGCCCGGATGCTCGCCCGGAAGTTGCGTTCCATGCCGGTCGTCGAGGCCGGGGTTCTGGTCGGCATCGTGGCCCGCCGCGATCTGCTGCGGACCTTGATGCGCGACGACGCGGTGGTCGAAGCGAAGATCCGCGCCCTGCTCGACGACTACGCCGGTAGCCGCCGCCAGTGGACCATCCGTGTCGAGGACGGGCGTGCGGTGATCGCGGGCGGGTTCGTGGACGCCGCCGAACAGGACACGGTGATCGCCCTGGCGCTCACGGTCGATGAGATCACCCACGCCGAAACGGCTCCCGCGCCCGGCCCGGTCGCCGACCGCCCGGACCCGCCGCTGTCGGAGTGGCTGCGCCACAAGGCCGACGAGACCATCGGCTGA
- a CDS encoding GNAT family N-acetyltransferase, translating to MDLTDVTYRRLTPADADAVRDLHAALDEHDGYYRFFGPRPKHPEYLAATISRADPDHCAVGALLAGRLIGVANYVVLADTHCAEVAMVVAHEDQQSGIGTALLTQLAAEARRHGIDRFAADIMAANSKMMQLLMDIDIPMAAHRDGPVVHVILRLDGPHE from the coding sequence ATGGATCTCACCGATGTCACCTACCGCCGCCTCACTCCCGCCGACGCCGACGCGGTCCGCGACCTGCACGCCGCACTCGACGAGCACGACGGCTACTACCGGTTCTTCGGGCCCCGGCCCAAACACCCCGAGTATCTCGCCGCGACGATATCGCGCGCCGATCCGGATCACTGCGCGGTCGGGGCGCTACTCGCGGGACGGCTCATCGGGGTCGCGAACTACGTCGTCCTGGCCGACACACACTGCGCGGAGGTCGCGATGGTCGTGGCTCACGAGGATCAGCAATCGGGTATCGGCACCGCGCTGCTCACTCAGCTGGCCGCGGAGGCCCGCCGGCACGGCATCGACCGGTTCGCCGCCGACATCATGGCCGCCAACTCGAAGATGATGCAGCTGCTGATGGACATCGACATCCCGATGGCCGCCCATCGCGACGGCCCTGTCGTGCACGTCATCCTGCGGCTCGACGGTCCACACGAGTGA
- a CDS encoding GAF domain-containing sensor histidine kinase, producing MADESGAGSYSVRETLSQLRLRELLTEVKDRVDQIIEARDRTDGLVEAMLSVTAGLDLDETLRAIVHAAISLVDARYGALGVRGYDEHLTQFIYEGIDEPTRALIGDLPEGRGVLGLLFNQPKPIRLTDLAQHPSSVGFPAHHPPMRTFLGVPVRIRHEIFGNLYLTEKADGQCFTEDDELIVQALAAAAGIAIENARLYESGRNRQAWVEATRDLTTEFLAASDSEVVLAHLVDRTRTLTCSDRALLAVVDDPDLPAEEITEVRISQASGTGAPRPGRALPVTGTIGKAFSQRTPLRFDTVAELELADLFPDAGPALLVPLHTGDKPVGIVITVRAAETAPYDDETLELATVFSGQAALAMQLASTQQRLRELDVLSDRDRIARDLHDHVIQRLFAIGLSLQGAVPRTRVPEVRTRLTDAIDGLQDVVQEIRTSIFNLHGGQRNSTRLRQRIEEAIRQQCGDTEIRTSLRVTGPLSVVEPHLADHAEAVVREALSNAVRYADATTIDIDIAVADDLTITVSDDGRGIGDNITPSGLNNLAERAKSLGGQFSTGNAPATRDGRRPGTRLHWSAPLS from the coding sequence ATGGCCGACGAATCAGGCGCCGGTTCCTATTCGGTGCGCGAGACGCTCTCACAACTGCGGTTGCGGGAACTTCTCACCGAGGTCAAAGATCGCGTCGATCAGATCATCGAAGCTCGTGACCGTACCGATGGCCTGGTCGAGGCGATGTTGTCGGTCACCGCCGGCCTCGATCTCGACGAGACCCTGCGGGCGATCGTGCACGCCGCCATCAGCCTGGTCGATGCCCGCTACGGTGCGCTCGGCGTGCGCGGATACGACGAACACCTCACCCAGTTCATCTACGAGGGGATCGACGAGCCCACCCGCGCGCTGATCGGAGATCTGCCGGAAGGACGCGGGGTCCTGGGGTTGCTGTTCAACCAGCCCAAACCGATCCGCCTGACCGACCTCGCCCAGCATCCCTCGTCGGTCGGATTCCCGGCCCACCATCCGCCCATGCGGACCTTTCTCGGCGTACCTGTCCGCATCCGCCACGAGATCTTCGGCAACCTCTATCTCACCGAGAAGGCCGACGGCCAGTGCTTCACCGAGGACGACGAGCTGATCGTGCAGGCGCTGGCCGCCGCCGCGGGGATCGCGATCGAGAACGCCCGCCTGTACGAGAGCGGCAGGAATCGGCAAGCGTGGGTCGAGGCCACCCGCGACCTGACCACCGAGTTCCTGGCCGCCTCCGATTCCGAGGTCGTGCTGGCACACCTGGTGGACCGCACCCGGACGCTGACCTGTTCCGATCGGGCACTGCTCGCGGTCGTCGACGATCCCGACCTGCCCGCCGAGGAGATCACCGAGGTGAGAATCTCGCAGGCGTCGGGCACCGGCGCCCCGCGGCCGGGCCGGGCGCTGCCGGTCACCGGCACGATCGGCAAAGCCTTCTCCCAGCGCACACCGTTGCGTTTCGACACCGTCGCCGAACTCGAACTCGCCGACCTGTTCCCCGATGCGGGCCCGGCACTGCTGGTGCCGCTGCACACCGGCGACAAGCCGGTGGGCATCGTGATCACCGTACGTGCGGCGGAGACCGCACCGTACGACGACGAGACACTCGAGCTGGCGACTGTCTTCTCCGGACAGGCGGCGCTCGCGATGCAGCTGGCGTCGACCCAGCAGCGTCTGCGGGAACTCGACGTCCTCTCCGACCGGGATCGAATCGCCCGTGATCTGCACGATCATGTGATCCAGCGATTGTTCGCGATCGGGCTCTCACTGCAGGGCGCGGTGCCGCGCACCCGGGTGCCCGAGGTTCGCACCCGGCTCACCGATGCCATCGACGGCCTGCAGGACGTGGTGCAGGAGATCCGCACCTCCATCTTCAATCTGCACGGCGGCCAACGCAACAGCACCCGTTTGCGGCAGCGCATAGAGGAAGCGATCCGCCAGCAGTGCGGTGATACCGAGATCCGTACCTCGCTGCGGGTGACCGGACCGCTGTCGGTCGTCGAACCACACCTGGCCGACCACGCCGAAGCCGTTGTGCGAGAAGCGCTCAGCAACGCCGTCCGCTACGCCGACGCCACCACCATCGACATCGACATCGCCGTGGCCGACGATCTGACGATCACCGTCAGCGATGACGGCCGCGGTATCGGCGACAACATCACCCCCAGCGGATTGAACAATCTCGCCGAGCGCGCGAAGTCGCTCGGCGGACAGTTCTCCACCGGTAACGCCCCGGCGACACGCGACGGCCGCCGCCCCGGCACCCGCCTGCACTGGTCGGCGCCACTGTCCTGA
- a CDS encoding universal stress protein: MTDETSPDEGVRPIVVATDGSAVSCHAVAWAAVDAAAHGCPLHVLASVAFQGAYGPVPYVTAEAVAQMQDDGDRVVDEAVRIAEQATAPGAVEISREVSFDPIIPCLIARSRNARTVVVGSRGRGTLRRALLGSVSSAIIHHAHCPVAVVRATSNTDPVGARMPVLVGADGSADSARALAIAFEEAELRGVGLIAVRCWSDSEEDELLTSAWDRVRDKEQALLEEELAGYRERHPGVTVRSAVFRAEPARTLLAESDHAQLVVVGSRGRGGFTGMLLGSTSAAMAQSVDCPIIIARGPASDGHRAEP, translated from the coding sequence GTGACCGATGAGACGAGCCCGGACGAGGGCGTCCGTCCGATCGTGGTGGCGACCGACGGGTCGGCGGTGTCGTGTCATGCGGTGGCGTGGGCGGCGGTCGATGCGGCCGCGCACGGATGTCCACTGCATGTGCTGGCCTCCGTGGCGTTCCAGGGAGCCTACGGACCGGTTCCGTACGTGACGGCGGAGGCCGTCGCGCAGATGCAGGACGACGGCGACCGGGTCGTCGACGAGGCGGTGCGAATCGCGGAGCAGGCCACCGCGCCGGGTGCCGTCGAGATCAGCCGCGAGGTGTCCTTCGACCCGATCATTCCCTGCCTGATAGCCCGATCGCGCAACGCTCGCACCGTGGTCGTGGGCAGCCGTGGCCGGGGTACCCTCCGGCGGGCCTTGCTGGGGTCGGTCAGCTCGGCGATCATCCACCACGCGCACTGCCCGGTGGCTGTCGTGCGCGCGACGTCGAATACCGATCCGGTCGGCGCCCGCATGCCGGTCCTGGTCGGCGCCGACGGGAGCGCCGACAGCGCCCGCGCCCTGGCCATCGCGTTCGAGGAGGCCGAACTGCGCGGCGTCGGCCTCATCGCCGTGCGCTGCTGGAGCGATTCCGAGGAGGACGAACTGCTCACCAGCGCATGGGATCGCGTGCGGGACAAGGAGCAGGCGCTGCTGGAGGAAGAACTCGCCGGTTACCGCGAACGTCATCCGGGCGTGACGGTGCGCAGCGCCGTGTTCCGTGCCGAACCGGCGCGCACTTTGCTGGCCGAATCCGACCATGCGCAACTGGTCGTCGTCGGCAGCCGCGGTCGCGGCGGATTCACCGGCATGCTGCTCGGTTCCACCAGTGCCGCCATGGCGCAATCGGTCGACTGCCCGATCATCATCGCGCGCGGCCCGGCCTCGGATGGTCATCGCGCAGAGCCGTAG
- a CDS encoding flavodoxin domain-containing protein: MTQDTVLVAYGSTRGGTAEIAQWIGDILSESGLTVQVRAANTVRSLDDYSAVVIGSALYAGRLHRHARRFTRRFADRLRERPVWLFGSGPLDDSLDQTQPAKVPGATAIQKTADRLNARSCTVFGGRLEPGAKGLLASSMAKTHAGDFRDRGHITDWASGIAAQLSKQPH, from the coding sequence ATGACACAGGACACGGTCTTGGTCGCCTACGGATCCACCCGGGGAGGCACCGCCGAAATCGCGCAATGGATCGGTGACATCCTGAGCGAATCCGGACTCACGGTCCAGGTCCGCGCAGCGAACACGGTGCGCTCACTCGACGACTACAGCGCCGTCGTGATCGGCAGCGCGCTGTACGCGGGTCGCCTGCACCGCCACGCGCGCCGGTTCACCCGCAGATTCGCCGATCGGCTCCGGGAACGGCCCGTCTGGCTGTTCGGCAGTGGACCACTCGACGATTCCCTGGACCAGACCCAGCCCGCGAAAGTGCCCGGCGCGACCGCGATCCAGAAGACCGCCGACCGCCTGAATGCCCGCTCCTGCACCGTCTTCGGCGGCAGACTCGAACCGGGCGCCAAGGGCCTTCTCGCCTCGTCGATGGCGAAAACACACGCCGGAGACTTCCGCGACCGCGGGCACATCACCGACTGGGCATCCGGGATCGCCGCCCAACTCAGCAAGCAGCCGCACTGA